The Geobacter metallireducens GS-15 region GGGCCTCCAGCATCACGTCGGTGAAAGGCCGCTTCTTGTCCACGAGCGTCAGGAGATCGCGCCGGTCGCCGCTGAAGTCGTACCCCTGGGAAAGCCGCAGGTAGAGCAGTTCCCGGTACTCGGCGGTATCTCCCGCACCGGCGAACTTGCCGGTCACGTAGTTGGCCAGGGAGTAGACGACGCGGTTTTCGTGAACGAGACGGTCGTTGTAATCGAAAAAGGGGAGCCCCTGCTGCTGCCGGTTCTGCACGAAATTGTACCGTACCTCGGGGATCAGGACGTGGCGGACCTTGGGGACGGCCGCGTACCCTGTCTCGTAGACCCGCGCCAAGGTTGACGAGAGCGCTCCCCCACCCGTGAAGAGCCCCATGCCGTGGTAGCCGTCGGCATCAGGAAGATTATTGGGGTCGTTGGGGGGTACATCGAAGGCATTGTAGAGCCGAAGGCGGTAGCCGGCCCATGCCGTGGCCTCGATGGTATCGAAGGGCTTCGCATAGGCGGTCAGGACCGGGTGGAGGTCGAGCCGCTGCCCCTTGATCCCCTCGCTGCGGTAGAAGTTGGTGAAGCTCGATTCGTGGGAGACAAAGAGCGGCGAGCCGAAGAGCCGTTCCCGGACGCCGAAGAGGCTGATGACCGGGAGTTTCTGGAGGGTTTTACGGTTGTCGAGAATTTCCTCCCGCAGATCCTCCACGTACTTGAATTCTCCGACGAGCACCTGCCGGTGGAACTGTTTGGTCAGGGAAAGGGACGAATCGAGCTGGTTCCGGTTGTAATCCCCGGTCTGTTCGGCGAAATCGCGGTAGAAGTCGCGGTCGGTGACCAAGTTGATGTCCGACTTGATGTTGAAGGTATCGGAAATGATCTCCTGATGCTTCTGGCTCATGTCCCCGCGGAACCGCTGCTGGTTGGAGTCGTAGATGGCATAGCCCCGGAAACTCCCTTCGCTCCCCCGCTTCCGGATGTAGCGGTAGTCGACGCCGAGCCCCTCGCCGCGCTTGCTCTGGATGTCGAGGTTGATGGTGGCATCCTGGCTCGGGCTGATGGCCCAGTAGTAGCCGAGATTAAACGTGAGCCCCTTCTTGCTGGAGTTACCGCCGCGAGGAGTAAGAAAGCCCGACTGCCGCTCCGTCTTTACCGGAAACACGATATAGGGGAAATAGAAGATCGGCACGTCGCTCAGGTAGAAGAGGGCGTGCTTGCCGGTGGCGTATTCGCCAAGGGTAACGTTCACGTCGGAGGCCGAAAACTTCCAACTGGGGCGCTCGGCATCGCAGGTGGTGAAGGTTCCTTTCTCGAGCCGGTAACTGTCGGTGCCCAGCTTGTACATCCGGGCGGCGCGGACATGAAAGTTCCCTTTCTTGATGAAGGCGTCTCCCTGCTCCACCTCTCCCGTCTCATCCTCGTAGTTGATCCGCAGCCGGTCGGCGCGCAGCATGTCACCGTCGCTCTTGAGGGACACGTTTCCCAGGGCCTCGGCTTCATTGCGATCCGGGAAAAGGAGCGCCTTGTCCGACAGGAGCGTCATCCCCCGCCCCCTTATCCGGACACTCCCCGTGGCCTCGATGCGGTCCTGGGCCGCCTCGTGGGTGAGGGTATCCGCCTCCACATGGACCGGACCGCCCGCGTCGCCCTGGGCTAACGCCGCTGCCGGTACCGAAAGAAAAACTGGCGCAAAGAGAAGGAGGTGTCTGTATGAAAAAATTCCCATGGGTAACTGTCACTTATCCTCGGAAAGGTTCGAACCGCTGGGCGAGAAGCGCCGACCGGGCCTCTCCCACCGTAAAGAGGGAGCCGCAGACAAGGATCAGATCATCGACCGCGGCCATGTTGCGGGCCATGGCAAGCCCCTCGGGCACGCGTCCGCCGTCGGTAGCGGAAACGCCCAACCGGCGGCACAGGGCGGCAAGCTCGGCCGAGGACAACCCCCGCTCCACCGCCGGGGTAACCGCCACCACCTCGTCAGTAAGGGGAAGGAGCGGCCCGAGGATTCCGGCGGCATCCTTATCCCCCATGACCCCGACCACCACGATCAGACGCCGGCGCGGCACTCCCGCCAGGGATTCGGCCAGGGCCAAGGCACCTGCCGGATTGTGGGCCCCATCAAAAATGATCCGGGGGGGGCCGGCAAAATATTCCATTCTCCCTGGCCAGCGGGCTTGGGAGATACCGCTGCGCAGCGCTTCATCCGCAAGTGAGTAGCCGACGGTGGTCAGAAGCTCCGCGGCAGCCAGGGCAGTCGCCGCATTCACGGCCTGATAACGCCCGCCGATTCCCAGTGTGAGACCTGACAGCACCCGTCCCATCCCCTGGTAGTCAAGCCCATCCGTTCCCCAAGATGCGCCGAAATCGCTGCCGAAGCGTACCAACGGGCTATTGAGGGCCGTGCTCCGCTCCTTGATGACGTCAAGAACCTCCGCCTGCTGCTCCGCAAGTACCACCGGCCTCCCCGGCCTGATGATGCCGGCCTTCTCCCGGGCGATTGCCGCCAGCGAATCGCCGAGCCACACGCAGTGATCAAGGGCCACGGGAGTGATGACGGAAAGGATTCCGAAAGCGGCGCTGGTGGCGTCGGAGCCTCCCCCCATACCCGCTTCGAGAATGGCGACAGTCACCTGCTCCTCGGCAAAATAACGGAGCGCCATGGCGGTCACGATCTCGAAAAAGGTGGTGCCATCCGGGGCGGCAGCCATGACCAGCCCGGCAATGCGGCAAACCGCATCCTCGGCGATCTCGGTGCCGTCGATGCGAATCCGTTCGGTGAATCGGGTGAGATGGGGAGAAGTGAAGAGGCCGGTCCGATACCCGCCTGTCGTCAGGATGGAGGCCAGGAACGCCGCCGTGGACCCCTTGCCGTTGGTCCCTGCCACGTGAACGACCCGCAGCCGCTCGTGGGGATTGCCGAGCCTCTCCAGAAGCGTGGCGATCCGTTCGAGCCCGGGTTTGATCCCGAAACGCCTCAGGCCGTAGATATGTGTCAGGGTCTCCTCGTAGGTCATGACGGGCGGGATTATACGGGAAGAGAGGGGGAAAATCCACCGCTTTGACCCACGAAAGCAACAGGGGCGGAGAGAACACCTCCGCCCCTGCCGGTCAATCGCTCGCCACCTCTCCGCTTCAGCGGCGGTAGAGCATCGAAAGGATCTGGGCCAGCCTTGCCCGCATATCCTTACGCTCCACGATCAAATCCACCATGCCGTGGTCCAGGAGGTACTCGGCACGCTGGAATCCCTCGGGAAGTTTCTGCCGGATGGTCTGCTCGATGACGCGCGGTCCGGCAAAACCGATCAGGGCCTTGGGCTCGGCCATATTGACATCGCCCAGCATGGAAAAACTTGCCGTTACGCCGCCGGTGGTGGGATCGGTGAGGATCGAAATGTAGGGAAGCCCCAGATCCTTCAGCTTCGCCAGGGCTGCCGAGGTCTTCGCCATCTGCATCAGCGACAGAATGCTTTCCTGCATCCGAGCGCCGCCCGAGGCGGAGATGATGATGACCGGGGTCCGCTTCTCAATCCCCCGCTCGATGGCGCGGGTGATCTTCTCCCCCACCACGCTCCCCATGCTTCCCCCCATGAAGGAGAAGTCGAAGACAGCCAGCTGCACCGGGACAGCGTCAATCGCCCCCTCGCCGCAGACAACGGCGTCACGGGAGCCCCCCTTGGCAACCGCCTGCTGGATGCGGTCCTGATAGCTCTTGGAATCCTTGAAGTTGAGGACGTCCACCGACGTCATGCCGGCGTCGTGCTCCGCAAAACTCCCCGGATCCATGAGCAGATCGATCCGCTGCCGGGCCGAGATCCGGTAGTGGTGGCCGCACTGGGGGCAGACATTGATGTTTTTCTCCAGATCCTTCGTTAGGAGGTTAGCCTTGCAGCTCACGCACTTGGTAAGCAGCCCCTCGGGAACCTTCACCTTCTTGTCTGCCGCGCCCGGCGCCTTGTCGCGTTTGAACCACGCCATATCTTTCACTCCGTCGGGACAAGCAACGCCCCGGATATTTTTAGTAAAAATGAAGTCCTCTGGTACCAGAAATCGACGACAAAGTCAATTGTCGTATCTTCCCCGGTCCACTGCCTGCTTCAGCGATGAGACAAAGGTTGCCAGTGCTCCCTTGAGTTCCTCACCCCGGTGCTTCTCGAAAAGCTTCACAATGGCGCTGCCGACCACCACGCCGTCGGCCGTGGCAGCCACCTCCCCCGCCTGTTCGGGGGTGGCGATACCGAATCCTACTGCCACCGGCACCTTAGAGCACTCCTTGATGATGTTCACGTTGCCGGCCACCGATGCCTCTATGCCGCTGCGGACACCGGTCACGCCGGTTACGGAGACATAGTAGATGAAGCCACGGGCACGGTTGGTCACCGTGCGGATCCGCGTCTCGTCGGACGTGGGAGTGAGGAGGAAAATGACGTCGATCCCGTGCCGGTCGGCGCACGCCTTGAACTCCCCCGCCTCTTCGGGGGGAAGATCCACCAGCAGGACGCCGTCGACCCCTGCCGCGGCCGCATCGGCGGCAAACCGTTCGAGGCCGTAGCTGAAGATCGGGTTGAAGTATCCCATCAGGACGATGGGGACCTGGGTGCGACCCCGGACGGATTTTACTGTAGCTAAAATCCTCGACAGGGTTGTGCCGGCGGCAAGGGCACGCTCGGAGGAGAGTTGGATCGTGGGGCCATCGGCCATGGGGTCGGAAAAGGGTACCCCCAGCTCGATGATGTCGGCGCCGTTCTCCGCCAGGAGCGGTATCAGCTCTTCTGTCGTTGCAAGGTCCGGATCACCGGCCGTGATAAAGGTCACCAAGGCCTTTTTTCCGGTTCGTTTCAACTCGGCAAATGTACCGGTAATTCTACTCATTGTTAAACCTTTCGGAGGTGGTGACAACTACATTGCTGGCCCTAACCCTTGGGCACTGCTCCCTGATTTTCAACCTTGAAGCTGTTCATTTCTCCCTGAAGCACTTCAAGCTGGCGGGAGAGCCGGGAGACCGAGTCCTCCATCATCTTGGCGGCCCCAAGGTTTGTATCCGTTGATTCCTGGATGTTTTCTACGGCGCGGATAATCTGCTCGCTCCCCCGGGTCTGCTCGTCACAGGCCCTCTTGATCTGGCGGATCATGGTGGTGATATTCTCCGTGGAACTGGCAATGAAATTCCCGACTTTTGCCTGCTCCTTGGTGGAGACCCTTACCTGGGAGGTGAGCCCCTTCATCCGCTCGGCAGCCCCCATAATCATGTCGCTCCCCTTGCTCTGCTCACGGGTGGCGCTGGCGATCTGGCCGATCATGTCGGAGACCTGCTCCATGGCCTCCCGGATCATCTGGCTCCCCTTGGCCTGCTCCATGGTGGCCCGGGCGATGCTTTCCACCTGTGCGGTGGTCTCCTGGACCCCGGTAACGATCTTGGCGAGGGCCTCGCCCGACCGCTGTGACAGAATCTCTCCGTCGGCGATGCTCTTCTCGGCCACCTCGATCGCCTCCACGGCCCGGGCGGTTTCGTCCTGAACCCCCTTGATGAGCAGGGAGATTTCCCGGGTGGAACTGGAGGTCCGTTCGGCCAACTCCTTGATCTCGTCGGCCACCACGGCGAACCCCTTGCCGTGCTCCCCTGCCTGGGCGGCGATGATGGCGGCGTTCAACGCCAGGAGGTTGGTCTGCTCGGCCACTTCGTCGATGACCGAGAGGATCGCGCCGATATCGCTGACCCGCTCCGAAAGGGTTTCGATCACCTCGGAGGTAATCCGGGACGAGCGCTTGATCTCGCTGATGCCCGCAATGGTGGCCTCAACCGAAGCCTTGCCCGTTTCGGCGTCACGGCGGACTCCCTCGGAAATGGCCGCGGATTCCATGGCGTTTTTCTCGACCTGCTTGATGGAGCTGTCCATCTCGGCCACCGAAGAAGCAGTGGATGAGGTCGCCTCCATGAGGCTCGCGACACTGCCGCTGATCTGCTTGATGGACGCCACCATCTCCACGACCGAAGAGCTCACCTCCTCAACGGACTGGGCCAGGGCCTCCGCGTTCAAGGCCACCTCTTCGATGCTCGCGGCCATCTCCAGGATGGAGGACGAGGTCTCCGACGACGAGAGCGAAAGACTGTCGACCCCGGAGGAAACTTCCTTGATGGAAGCATTGATCTCGGTCACCGCGGAGGATGTCTGGGACCCCCCCTCGGCCTGAACCTCGGCCGCGGAGAGGACCCGGCGGGAGACCTCGAAGATGTTGGCCGAGATCTGCCCCACCTCCACCAGGGAGCGATTCACCTTCTTAACGAGTTCACCGAGCTTCTCCAGCATGGTATTGAAGTCATCGCCGAGTCGGCCGAGTTCATCTCCCGACGTGATGGGCACCCGGGAGGAGAGATCCCCCTCCGCGCCGCCCTTCACGGCCTTGACCATCTGATCGACGCGGCGAATAATGTTGCGGGTAGCAACAATGCCGAACGAAAAGGCGAGGGCCGCGGCACCGATAATCACGAAAATGAAGGTTATGGTTACGGAGGTTTTGACCCGCGACGTCTCCTTCCCCGCATCCTTCATCATCCCCTTGACCGTTTCGATGAGATCGTCGATATCACGGGCAACGAACTCGCTGGCACCGGAAAGCTCCGAGATGAGGCGGGACTCGGACAGCGTGGACGGAGTCTGTTGGCCGGCAATAACAGCGGTTTTGTAAGCGATGATCTTCTCGGCAACCTTTTCGTATTCGCCCCATGTTTCCGTGAGGGTCTCGGCGTGGGATTCCATGACGCTGTCCTTGGGCGCCGGGTGAATCCCCAGCGCCTCGTCCCCCTTGAGAAGTCCCGTTGAGTAACGGCGGATGAGATCGCGGTTCTTGGTATATGAGTCGAGGTGCTCCTTCATTCCCTTTTCGTCAAGGTGCCCCATCAGTCCCTCAAGGAGGTCCGCCCGGACGGTCCGCTCGGCCGACTGGAGCTGGAGCGCCACCTTCTGCTGATCGTACTGTTCCTGCAGGACGGTCCCGACACGGCTTGAAACCATGTTGATGCTCCGGATGCCGATCAATCCGGTCACCGCCACGATGACGGCCATAATGATGAAGGATCCGATAAGCCGTACGCCGAGTTTCATATCCTTGAGCATAAAGTGCCCCTGCGCATGAAAAATTTAATAATCAACTGGTCTTGATATAACAGCCAAGGTCTGATTTTTCAAGCGAAAAGAGGCTACCGACGCGGTTTCCCGAGCTGCCGGGCCTACGCCTCCGACCGCTTGGTTTCGAGCTCTTCCCAGCGAAGGAGAAGTTCCTCCAGTTTCTCTCCCATATGGGCGAATTCCGTGGAAAGGGCCGCTATCCCCCCCGGCGCCCCAGCATAGGCGGCAGGATCCGCCAGGGCGGCTTCCACCTCCGCCGTCCGGAGCTCCAGGTGGGCGATCTCCGCCTCGACCCGCTCGAGCTCCTGCCTTTCGGCAAAGGTGAGCCCCTTCTTGCGGGGCCGTTCGCGTACCGCAGGAGGTGCCGCAACGGGCCTGCCACTCCCGCCCTTATTCTCTTCTTTCAGATTTTGCGCTCTCAGCTCCCGGTAGAGGGTGTAGTTCCCTTCGTAGAAGACGGTCCTCCCCTCTCCCTCGAAGGAGAGGATGCCCGTTGCCACCTTATCGAGGAAAAAGCGATCGTGGGTCACCATGAGGATACAGCCGGGAAAGCGGGTCAGGGCATCGTCCAGAAGCTGCAGCGTCGGGATGTCGAGGTCGTTGGTGGGCTCGTCCAGGACGAGGAGGTTGGCGTCCGCCAGCATGAGGCGCGCCAGGATGAGGCGGCTCTTCTCGCCGCCGGAGAGGGTGGCGATCCGCCGCATCCGGTCGGACGGCGGAAAGAGGAACTCCTCCAGGTAGCCAATCTTGTGGCGCCGCTCCCCCCCCACCGTCACGTAATCCCCCTCGCCGAGGAAATCATAGAGGGTCAGTGACGGATCGAGGATTTCCCGGTTCTGGTCAAAGTAGGCGATGCGGGTCTTGGCACCGATTACCACCGTCCCGCCATCGGGCGGCTCTTCCCCCATGATCATCCGCATGAGGGTGGTCTTGCCGCAGCCGTTGGGGCCAATGATCCCGACCCGGTCGCCGCGCTTCATGAGGAAGGTGAGGTCGTCCACCAGGAGCTGTCCCCCCAGGGACTTCCGCACCCCCTGGAGCTCCATGATGGTGCCACCCAGACCATCACCGGGGGTGAAGGCGATGGTGGTCTCCCGGGTCGTCTCCACCTGTGCACGGGCCTCAAGGTCGTGGAACCGGTCGATGCGGGCCTTCTGCTTGGTGGTGCGGGCCTTGGGGCCCCGCCGCATCCAGGCGGTCTCGTTCCGGAGGAGATTCAGGAGCCGGTCGTGCCCCCGGGCCTCCCGGGCCAGCCGCTCCTCCCGCTGGATGAGGTAGCTGGAGTAACCGCCGCTGTATGCAGTAATCAGGCCCCGCTCCAGGTCCAGCATCCTCCCCACCACCTGGTCGAGGAAGTAGCGGTCGTGGGTTATGAGGAGCACCGCGCCGGAATAGGCCATAAGGTGCTCCTGAAGCCACTGGACCGTGTCGGCGTCCAGGTGGTTGGTGGGCTCGTCCAGAAGGAGGAGGTCCGGGGCCTGGAGGAGGAGGCGCCCCAGGGCCACCCGCCGCTTCGTCCCGCCGGAGAGCTCGCCGAGACGCCGGTTCCGGTCGGGGATTCCCAGGTGGGTCATGATCTCCGCCACCCGGTGGTCGGTGTTCCAGCCGCCATGGTGTTCTATCCAGGAGGTCAGCTCTCCCTGGCGCTCCAGGAGCCGGTCGTGGTCCGGCGACGGCTCGGCAAGCTGTGCCGTCACCCCCTCGTACTCGGTCATGACCCGCCGGATCTCCACGAGACCTTGCTCAATCTCCTCGCCGATGGTGAGCCCGTCGTCAAGGAGCGGCTCCTGGGAGAGGTAGCCGATGGACGCGCCGCGACGGGTCATGATGGTGCCGCCGTCCCGCTCCTCAAGCCCCGCAAGGATCTGCATGAGGGTCGACTTGCCGCAGCCGTTGACGCCGATGAGGCCGACCTTCTCCTCCTCGCCCACGGCAAAGGTGACACCGTCGAGAACCGTGCGGGAGCCGAAACTCTTGGCGAGCCCGACAACATCGATGACATTCATTGCCGGAAACCTTTCAGCAAGTCGGTGACACCCTTGAGAATACCGGAAGTACGGTAGCGCTCCGGCACGGCAAACACACTCTCCTTGCTCACCGGCACCGTGGTGGTACCGAAGGGGGTTTCCACCTCGAGCCCGGCGTTCAGCCGATAGGGAATCTTATTCTGGTCTGGCTGGCGCTTGAGGATTTCCCACAGATCCCCATAAGCGACCTTGAAGGGAAGCCGCACATCAGTGGCCTTATCGGCGGGGAACTCGATCCGCTCGC contains the following coding sequences:
- a CDS encoding LPS-assembly protein LptD; translated protein: MGIFSYRHLLLFAPVFLSVPAAALAQGDAGGPVHVEADTLTHEAAQDRIEATGSVRIRGRGMTLLSDKALLFPDRNEAEALGNVSLKSDGDMLRADRLRINYEDETGEVEQGDAFIKKGNFHVRAARMYKLGTDSYRLEKGTFTTCDAERPSWKFSASDVNVTLGEYATGKHALFYLSDVPIFYFPYIVFPVKTERQSGFLTPRGGNSSKKGLTFNLGYYWAISPSQDATINLDIQSKRGEGLGVDYRYIRKRGSEGSFRGYAIYDSNQQRFRGDMSQKHQEIISDTFNIKSDINLVTDRDFYRDFAEQTGDYNRNQLDSSLSLTKQFHRQVLVGEFKYVEDLREEILDNRKTLQKLPVISLFGVRERLFGSPLFVSHESSFTNFYRSEGIKGQRLDLHPVLTAYAKPFDTIEATAWAGYRLRLYNAFDVPPNDPNNLPDADGYHGMGLFTGGGALSSTLARVYETGYAAVPKVRHVLIPEVRYNFVQNRQQQGLPFFDYNDRLVHENRVVYSLANYVTGKFAGAGDTAEYRELLYLRLSQGYDFSGDRRDLLTLVDKKRPFTDVMLEARVNPLKQVSLSLDSRFNVYDANISTTAVSADAKDESGNAVGVTYRFARDEVDYLEGRASVALLKPVFLSYSARYSFDKKDFLESFYSVEYRHQCWSVSVTYRDRVDTKDFFVNFNLAGIGSLGTVRLF
- a CDS encoding bifunctional folylpolyglutamate synthase/dihydrofolate synthase, with the protein product MTYEETLTHIYGLRRFGIKPGLERIATLLERLGNPHERLRVVHVAGTNGKGSTAAFLASILTTGGYRTGLFTSPHLTRFTERIRIDGTEIAEDAVCRIAGLVMAAAPDGTTFFEIVTAMALRYFAEEQVTVAILEAGMGGGSDATSAAFGILSVITPVALDHCVWLGDSLAAIAREKAGIIRPGRPVVLAEQQAEVLDVIKERSTALNSPLVRFGSDFGASWGTDGLDYQGMGRVLSGLTLGIGGRYQAVNAATALAAAELLTTVGYSLADEALRSGISQARWPGRMEYFAGPPRIIFDGAHNPAGALALAESLAGVPRRRLIVVVGVMGDKDAAGILGPLLPLTDEVVAVTPAVERGLSSAELAALCRRLGVSATDGGRVPEGLAMARNMAAVDDLILVCGSLFTVGEARSALLAQRFEPFRG
- the accD gene encoding acetyl-CoA carboxylase, carboxyltransferase subunit beta translates to MAWFKRDKAPGAADKKVKVPEGLLTKCVSCKANLLTKDLEKNINVCPQCGHHYRISARQRIDLLMDPGSFAEHDAGMTSVDVLNFKDSKSYQDRIQQAVAKGGSRDAVVCGEGAIDAVPVQLAVFDFSFMGGSMGSVVGEKITRAIERGIEKRTPVIIISASGGARMQESILSLMQMAKTSAALAKLKDLGLPYISILTDPTTGGVTASFSMLGDVNMAEPKALIGFAGPRVIEQTIRQKLPEGFQRAEYLLDHGMVDLIVERKDMRARLAQILSMLYRR
- the trpA gene encoding tryptophan synthase subunit alpha is translated as MSRITGTFAELKRTGKKALVTFITAGDPDLATTEELIPLLAENGADIIELGVPFSDPMADGPTIQLSSERALAAGTTLSRILATVKSVRGRTQVPIVLMGYFNPIFSYGLERFAADAAAAGVDGVLLVDLPPEEAGEFKACADRHGIDVIFLLTPTSDETRIRTVTNRARGFIYYVSVTGVTGVRSGIEASVAGNVNIIKECSKVPVAVGFGIATPEQAGEVAATADGVVVGSAIVKLFEKHRGEELKGALATFVSSLKQAVDRGRYDN
- a CDS encoding methyl-accepting chemotaxis protein; the protein is MLKDMKLGVRLIGSFIIMAVIVAVTGLIGIRSINMVSSRVGTVLQEQYDQQKVALQLQSAERTVRADLLEGLMGHLDEKGMKEHLDSYTKNRDLIRRYSTGLLKGDEALGIHPAPKDSVMESHAETLTETWGEYEKVAEKIIAYKTAVIAGQQTPSTLSESRLISELSGASEFVARDIDDLIETVKGMMKDAGKETSRVKTSVTITFIFVIIGAAALAFSFGIVATRNIIRRVDQMVKAVKGGAEGDLSSRVPITSGDELGRLGDDFNTMLEKLGELVKKVNRSLVEVGQISANIFEVSRRVLSAAEVQAEGGSQTSSAVTEINASIKEVSSGVDSLSLSSSETSSSILEMAASIEEVALNAEALAQSVEEVSSSVVEMVASIKQISGSVASLMEATSSTASSVAEMDSSIKQVEKNAMESAAISEGVRRDAETGKASVEATIAGISEIKRSSRITSEVIETLSERVSDIGAILSVIDEVAEQTNLLALNAAIIAAQAGEHGKGFAVVADEIKELAERTSSSTREISLLIKGVQDETARAVEAIEVAEKSIADGEILSQRSGEALAKIVTGVQETTAQVESIARATMEQAKGSQMIREAMEQVSDMIGQIASATREQSKGSDMIMGAAERMKGLTSQVRVSTKEQAKVGNFIASSTENITTMIRQIKRACDEQTRGSEQIIRAVENIQESTDTNLGAAKMMEDSVSRLSRQLEVLQGEMNSFKVENQGAVPKG
- a CDS encoding ABC-F family ATP-binding cassette domain-containing protein, which encodes MNVIDVVGLAKSFGSRTVLDGVTFAVGEEEKVGLIGVNGCGKSTLMQILAGLEERDGGTIMTRRGASIGYLSQEPLLDDGLTIGEEIEQGLVEIRRVMTEYEGVTAQLAEPSPDHDRLLERQGELTSWIEHHGGWNTDHRVAEIMTHLGIPDRNRRLGELSGGTKRRVALGRLLLQAPDLLLLDEPTNHLDADTVQWLQEHLMAYSGAVLLITHDRYFLDQVVGRMLDLERGLITAYSGGYSSYLIQREERLAREARGHDRLLNLLRNETAWMRRGPKARTTKQKARIDRFHDLEARAQVETTRETTIAFTPGDGLGGTIMELQGVRKSLGGQLLVDDLTFLMKRGDRVGIIGPNGCGKTTLMRMIMGEEPPDGGTVVIGAKTRIAYFDQNREILDPSLTLYDFLGEGDYVTVGGERRHKIGYLEEFLFPPSDRMRRIATLSGGEKSRLILARLMLADANLLVLDEPTNDLDIPTLQLLDDALTRFPGCILMVTHDRFFLDKVATGILSFEGEGRTVFYEGNYTLYRELRAQNLKEENKGGSGRPVAAPPAVRERPRKKGLTFAERQELERVEAEIAHLELRTAEVEAALADPAAYAGAPGGIAALSTEFAHMGEKLEELLLRWEELETKRSEA
- a CDS encoding LEA type 2 family protein codes for the protein MKKLLILVVCMIFCAGCSLFLDKPEVKVRDLNVVGIGVEGVDLEFLLTVTNPNSFPLVLNGYTYDLNVMALPLTKGGKRERIEFPADKATDVRLPFKVAYGDLWEILKRQPDQNKIPYRLNAGLEVETPFGTTTVPVSKESVFAVPERYRTSGILKGVTDLLKGFRQ